The proteins below come from a single Triticum aestivum cultivar Chinese Spring chromosome 5D, IWGSC CS RefSeq v2.1, whole genome shotgun sequence genomic window:
- the LOC123121181 gene encoding histone-lysine N-methyltransferase ASHH3, which produces MLAESRSDAGATAACSRSSPTRGSWGPERVFDELTKALKDPADFVDFDLPSALKEWKLGYYIPIKRNVYLTKKRVEDDGIFCSCSLSSGSSVTCGKDCQCGMLFSCCSSNCKCENNCANKSFQLRPLFKTKLIKTEKCGFGLIAEEEIKKGEFVIEYVGEVIDDRTCEERLWKMKRQRYTNFYLCEVSSNMVIDATNKGNKSRFINHSCEPNTEMQKWTVDGETRVGIFALRDIQRGEELTYDYKFVQFGADQDCHCGSSNCRKMVGTSKSVNSFILHNGNSTSSQDQHDMKKRKTTSDNCIGEIIRLWDRRDKMYVPAVVHDYDEYTGMHTLLLDEETTENFDMREEDWDFLPRPEDPEED; this is translated from the exons ATGCTCGCCGAATCACGCAGCGACGCAGGCGCAACTGCTGCCTGCTCTCGCAGCTCGCCTACTCGTGGCTCCTGG GGCCCTGAGCGTGTGTTTGATGAATTGACTAAGGCGCTGAAAGATCCTGCagattttgttgattttgatctgcCATCTGCGTTGAAAGAATGGAAGCTAGGCTACTATATACCAATTAAGCGGA ATGTTTATCTTACTAAGAAGCGGGTTGAAGATGATGGCATTTTTTGTTCTTGCTCCCTTTCTTCTGGATCATCAGTTACTTGTGGAAAAGATTGCCAATGcgg GATGCTGTTCTCTTGTTGTTCATCAAACTGTAAATGTGAGAACAATTGTGCCAATAAATCATTCCAGCTCCGTCCTTTGTTCAAAACAAAATTAATTAAG ACAGAGAAATGTGGCTTTGGATTGATAGCCGAGGAAGAAATAAAGAAAGGAGAATTTgttatagaatatgtaggagaag TCATTGATGACAGAACTTGTGAGGAAAGACTATGGAAAATGAAGAGACAACGTTACACTAACTTCTATCTTTGTGAGGTCAGTAGTAATATGGTCATTGATGCAACAAACAAGGGGAACAAGTCCAGGTTCATCAATCATAGTTGTGAACCAAACACAGAGATGCAGAAATG GACTGTAGATGGAGAGACCAGAGTTGGAATTTTTGCTCTTCGTGACATACAGAGAGGGGAGGAGCTGACCTATGACTATAA ATTTGTCCAGTTTGGAGCAGATCAAGATTGTCATTGTGGATCTTCAAACTGCAGAAAAATGGTTGGCACGTCTAAGTCGGTCAACTCATTTATTCTCCACAATGGCAACTCAacaagctcacaagatcagcacgACATGAAGAAAAGAAAGACAACCTCAGATAATTGTATTGGGGAGATCATCCGTTTATGGGATCGACGGGACAAAAT GTATGTCCCAGCAGTTGTACATGACTATGATGAGTACACTGGAATGCATACC TTACTGCTTGATGAAGAAACTACTGAAAATTTTGATATGAGAGAGGAAGACTGGGACTTCCTACCG CGCCCAGAAGATCCAGAAGAAGACTGA
- the LOC123124691 gene encoding uncharacterized protein, protein MGGAAAKHGAMTMTAVYYHDISLSTYLSRNAKLSSIINAMANSHQFRLSLDWELVRRKASLVVYELLLESPELRRLLILPRETLNPQQLLPIGSRRSRRHVRKQARRPTSTAMARLYLNTKRRYLRYKYNTHVQFRKLTSCTVSRVFEEGGRSYRSMFKKW, encoded by the exons ATGGGCGGCGCCGCCGCCAAGCATGGTGCTATGACGATGACCGCCGTCTACTACCACGACATCAGCCTATCTACTTACCTCAGTCGCAACGCCAAGCTCAGCTCCATCATCAACGCCATGGCCAACTCTCACCAATTCAG GCTTTCCCTGGACTGGGAACTCGTGAGGAGAAAGGCGTCGTTGGTGGTCTACGAATTGCTTCTTGAGTCTCCAGAGTTGAGACGCCTGCTAATACTGCCGCGGGAGACACTGAACCCGCAACAACTGCTTCCCATCGG CTCTCGTCGTTCAAGACGTCACGTGAGGAAACAAGCCCGGCGGCCAACATCAACTGCCATGGCCAGGCTCTATCTCAACACCAAGAGGAGGTACCTACGCTACAAGTACAACACG CATGTTCAGTTCAGAAAGCTCACATCCTG CACTGTTAGCAGAGTCTTTGAAGAGGGTGGCAGATCTTATCG ATCAATGTTTAAGAAGTGGTAA